One window of the Esox lucius isolate fEsoLuc1 chromosome 8, fEsoLuc1.pri, whole genome shotgun sequence genome contains the following:
- the cilp2 gene encoding cartilage intermediate layer protein 1, with protein MWDFGKVTLLSFLVQVTVAQGPIWNSSLFRDWSQTDRSSKLASNTLTEPQRTAASADVTEWTSWFNIDHPGGNGDYERLEAIRFYYRERVCVRPVAMEARTTDWVAAGETGEVTHSSLEKGFWCINKEQPYGRICSNYHVRFQCPPVQAYWTDWAGWGPCSATACNDVGIQVRQRKCMSVQPLPLLLAPPCQGHHVERRECVTRPCEAEWTKWGPWASCSVTCGKGRRVRRRTCVRSSETVKCVGRGGEIQKCGGTPCPSQCKLECPGGHASDDCSRCVCAGHVLQGEVLSITGVPLAGATIALSSQPKIILTHTDSMGLFRLPGVCSSSPTQLYIRKERFAPVMAYTSSNGSMSSWIRAVLKSAEKPYVIKHPEDKVRYEGQRVMLCCKATGSPMPDKYYWYYNGTLLDRNVFKYEEDLVLRDLKPEQTGHYYCKASSQAGSIKSSPAFLTVIARGMPACNPTPEDHLIRLPMDCVQPGTDSKYYNAGRCPHNMCAGSRDFDLRCRDGGGYCCGVQKMESRVIDCGSYHLPIKAVTECGCQKCVEPKVLVRGRVVTADNNEPLRFGHLYIGNERVGTTGYKGGFTLNVTPDTKRLVVNFVDPTNKFIDTPKVFIFDKRGGSVYHDVKVMRKQEPIDINAGETNTIILGEIKGEDPIGEIVIPPNSFHRNNGDVYEGTVKASVTFIDPRNITTAAAAPGDLNFVDGEGDMSPLRTYGMFSVDFRDEANQEVLGTGAVQVLLDTQHVKMQEHIPKMKLWSLNPDTGVWEEESDFHYTQANSGGKGRSKREERTFLIGNMEIRERRLFNLDVPENRRCYVKVRAYMSDKFLNNEQLEGVVISLINLEPRPGFSSNPRAWGRFDSVITGPNGACLPAFCDAQVPDAYTAYVTGIMGGEELEAAPSTPKMNPNIIGVSQPYLDKIDYQRSDHSDPALKKTAFKINLAKPNPNNFEETNGPIYPYQSLIACENAPVDANHFRFFRVEKDKYEYNVVPFQENDLTSWTGDYLSWWPNPQEFRACFIKVKIQGQKEVMVRSQNHGGTHPETAGQLYGIRDIRSTRDMHVANTSAACLEFKCSGMLFDQATVDRSLISVLPQGNCRRVGINSLLQEYLTKHPPTSQNNESHAFSMLAPVDPLGHNYGIYTVTDQNPRVAKEIAIGRCFDGTSDGFSREMKTNAGIALTFSCPERTVTRESLFQRLQTNPSQTLSQMARDMREAQGLQVQG; from the exons GGCCTATCTGGAACAGCTCTCTGTTCAGGGACtggagccagacagacagaagcagCAAACTTGCCTCCAACACACTAACCGAGCCACAGCGGACCGCAG CCTCCGCAGACGTGACTGAATGGACGTCCTGGTTCAACATCGACCATCCGGGGGGGAACGGAGACTACGAGAGGCTGGAGGCCATCCGCTTCTACTacagggagagggtgtgtgtgcggCCGGTTGCCATGGAAGCCCGCACCACGGATTGGGTGGCCGCGGGCGAGACGGGCGAGGTGACACACTCCAGCCTGGAGAAGGGCTTCTGGTGCATCAACAAGGAGCAGCCCTACGGACGGATATGCTCCAACTACCACGTCCGCTTCCAGTGCCCGCCAG TTCAGGCCTACTGGACCGACTGGGCAGGCTGGGGCCCATGCTCTGCCACAGCCTGTAATGACGTGGGCATCCAGGTACGCCAGAGGAAGTGTATGAGTGTCCAGCCCCTGCCCTTGCTGCTGGCGCCCCCCTGCCAGGGTCACCACGTGGAGAGGAGGGAGTGCGTCACCCGGCCATGTGAAG CCGAGTGGACTAAGTGGGGTCCATGGGCCTCATGCTCCGTTACCTGTGGCAAAGGTCGCAGGGTTAGGAGGAGGACCTGTGTGAGATCCTCGGAAACTGTGAAGTGTGTTGGACGAGGGGGTGAAATCCAGAAATGTGGGGGAACTCCGTGTCCGT CCCAATGTAAGCTTGAGTGCCCAGGTGGCCATGCCAGTGATGACTGCAGtcgctgtgtgtgtgcgggccACGTGCTTCAGGGAGAGGTCCTCAGTATCACCGGCGTGCCTCTGGCAGGAGCCACGATCGCCCTGTCTAGCCAACCTAAAATCATCCTCACCCACACCGACTCCATGGGCCTCTTCAGGCTCCCAGGGGTTTGCTCCAGCTCCCCCACCCAGCTCTACATCAGGAAGGAGAGGTTTGCACCCGTCATGGCCTACACCTCCAGCAACGGCTCCATGTCCTCCTGGATAAGAGCGGTCCTGAAATCTGCAG AGAAGCCATATGTTATAAAGCACCCAGAGGATAAGGTGCGCTACGAGGGACAACGTGTGATGTTATGCTGCAAGGCTACAGGGTCACCCATGCCCGACAAATACTACTG GTACTACAATGGGACACTTTTGGAcagaaatgtgttcaaatatGAAGAGGATCTGGTGCTGAGGGACCTGAAGCCAGAGCAAACTGGACATTACTATTGCAAAGCcagcagccaggcaggcagtaTCAAGTCTTCCCCAGCATTCCTCACTGTTATTG CTAGGGGCATGCCGGCATGCAACCCCACACCCGAGGACCACCTCATCAGACTGCCCATGGACTGCGTTCAGCCTGGTACTGATTCTAAATATTACAACGCTGGCCGCTGCCCCCACAACATGTGTGCAGGCTCCCGGGACTTTGACCTGCGCTGCAGGGACGGCGGTGGCTACTGCTGTGGGGTCCAGAAGATGGAGAGTCGGGTGATCGACTGCGGAAGTTACCACCTGCCCATTAAGGCTGTGACTGAGTGTGGCTGCCAGAAGTGCGTTGAACCCAAGGTGCTGGTGCGTGGCAGGGTGGTCACCGCGGACAACAATGAACCGCTGCGTTTTGGGCATCTGTACATTGGCAACGAGAGAGTGGGTACCACAGGGTACAAAGGAGGCTTCACCCTCAATGTCACCCCCGACACAAAGAGGCTGGTGGTGAACTTTGTAGATCCCACAAATAAGTTCATCGACACTCCTAAGGTGTTTATATTCGACAAGCGAGGGGGCTCGGTTTACCATGATGTGAAGGTGATGAGAAAGCAGGAACCTATTGATATCAATGCTGGAGAGACAAATACCATTATTTTAGGAGAAATCAAAGGAGAGGACCCAATTGGAGAGATTGTCATACCTCCAAATTCCTTCCACAGAAACAATGGGGACGTGTACGAAGGTACGGTCAAAGCCAGTGTCACCTTCATTGACCCCAGGAACATCACAACTGCTGCTGCTGCGCCTGGTGACCTCAACTTTGTGGACGGTGAGGGTGACATGTCTCCACTCAGGACATACGGGATGTTTTCTGTTGACTTCAGAGATGAGGCAAACCAGGAAGTCCTGGGGACTGGAGCGGTTCAAGTACTCCTAGACACGCAGCACGTCAAAATGCAAGAGCATATTCCCAAAATGAAACTGTGGTCGCTCAACCCAGACACAGGTGTCTGGGAGGAGGAAAGTGACTTTCACTACACCCAGGCCAATTCTGGTGGTAAGGGTAGGAGCAAACGAGAGGAGCGCACATTTCTCATAGGTAATATGGAAATCAGGGAGCGTCGACTTTTCAACTTGGATGTACCTGAAAACCGCCGCTGCTATGTCAAAGTAAGAGCTTACATGAGTGACAAGTTCCTAAACAATGAACAGCTGGAAGGTGTGGTTATCAGCCTGATAAACCTGGAGCCTCGACCTGGCTTCTCCTCCAACCCCAGGGCATGGGGTCGCTTTGACAGTGTGATAACTGGACCCAACGGAGCTTGCCTGCCAGCCTTCTGTGACGCCCAGGTGCCTGATGCTTACACCGCATATGTCACTGGTATAATGGGCGGAGAAGAATTGGAGGCAGCTCCTTCAACCCCGAAAATGAACCCAAACATCATTGGAGTCTCTCAGCCATACTTAGACAAGATAGACTACCAGCGTTCAGACCACAGTGATCCAGCTCTCAAGAAAACAGCCTTCAAAATCAACTTGGCAAAACCCAACCCCAATAATTTCGAAGAGACCAATGGGCCAATATACCCCTATCAGAGTTTAATAGCCTGTGAAAATGCTCCAGTCGATGCCAACCATTTCCGATTCTTCCGTGTGGAAAAGGACAAATATGAATATAATGTGGTGCCTTTCCAAGAGAATGACTTAACGTCATGGACAGGTGACTACCTATCTTGGTGGCCCAACCCTCAGGAGTTCAGGGCTTGCTTCATCAAGGTCAAGATCCAGGGGCAAAAGGAGGTAATGGTGAGATCACAGAACCATGGAGGCACCCACCCTGAGACCGCAGGTCAGCTGTACGGCATCCGAGACATCCGCAGCACCCGTGACATGCATGTGGCCAACACCTCGGCAGCTTGCCTTGAGTTCAAGTGCAGTGGCATGCTATTCGACCAAGCCACGGTTGACAGGTCCCTCATATCAGTCCTCCCACAGGGCAACTGTCGGAGGGTGGGCATCAACAGCCTGCTACAGGAGTACCTCACCAAGCACCCGCCTACTTCACAGAACAATGAGTCCCATGCCTTCAGCATGCTGGCCCCAGTCGACCCCTTAGGGCACAACTATGGCATCTACACGGTCACAGACCAGAACCCGAGGGTGGCCAAAGAGATTGCTATCGGACGCTGCTTCGATGGTACCTCTGACGGCTTCTCCAGAGAGATGAAGACAAATGCCGGCATTGCTCTGACCTTCAGCTGCCCAGAAAGGACTGTGACCAGGGAGAGTCTCTTTCAACGTCTCCAAACAAACCCCAGCCAGACCCTCTCTCAGATGGCCCGGGACATGAGAGAGGCACAGGGTCTCCAGGTCCAAGGA
- the si:ch211-212d10.2 gene encoding Rieske domain-containing protein produces MATGNEQKIANRLSWRLIGPASELSKKQCRLMFSSVGCESDVCLFYVKGEFFAMDARCAHSGGPLCDGDIEDTHGVLQVFCPWHDYDFNLRTGLSGTGLQQQVYEVKLEDGSVYVRHASPLSLQPPSSDHKSKAAV; encoded by the exons ATGGCGACTGGGAATGAACAGAAAATTGCGAATAGGCTTTCATGGAGGCTAATAGGCCCAGCCTCGGAGCTTTCCAAGAAGCAATGCCGCTTGATGTTCTCCTCCGTCGGCTGCGAGTCAGACGTTTGCCTGTTTTATGTAAAGGGGGAATTCTTCGCTATGGATGCTCGCTGCGCTCATTCAG GTGGTCCACTGTGTGATGGTGACATTGAGGACACACATGGTGTTCTGCAGGTCTTTTGCCCTTGGCATGACTATGACTTCAACCTCAGGACAGGACTATCAGGGACTGGCTTACAA cAACAAGTGTACGAAGTCAAGCTGGAGGATGGCAGTGTGTATGTGAGGCACGCAAGCCCTCTCTCATTACAGCCCccctcatcagaccacaagagCAAAGCTGCTGTCTAA